The Caballeronia sp. NK8 genome includes a window with the following:
- a CDS encoding ester cyclase — translation MARKNSVQVVERFWREVWQLRNPHAADHLVTDDFTVTSGGVEIKSRDTFKKWVAAFLASIDEFEFDVIETFQNEIGDRVASRWRVTGKNNGFMGSEPTGLPIDMTGTAVLHVGEDGLLRHNWVERSALEVLRGVTAGNSSAEFLKPASNKSGL, via the coding sequence ATGGCACGGAAGAATTCAGTGCAGGTCGTCGAGAGGTTCTGGCGTGAAGTCTGGCAATTGCGCAATCCGCACGCAGCGGATCATCTGGTTACCGACGATTTCACGGTCACCTCGGGCGGGGTGGAGATCAAGTCGCGTGACACGTTCAAGAAGTGGGTTGCTGCGTTCCTCGCCAGCATCGATGAGTTCGAGTTCGATGTGATCGAGACGTTTCAGAACGAAATCGGCGATCGGGTGGCCAGTCGATGGCGGGTCACGGGGAAGAACAATGGTTTCATGGGTTCGGAGCCGACAGGCTTACCGATCGACATGACGGGAACGGCCGTCCTGCATGTCGGCGAGGACGGGCTGCTGCGGCACAACTGGGTGGAACGCAGTGCGCTGGAGGTGCTGCGCGGTGTGACTGCGGGAAATAGCTCCGCTGAGTTTCTCAAGCCTGCATCAAACAAGTCGGGCCTGTAA
- a CDS encoding LysR family transcriptional regulator: MNTETQTATDFEFFILLAKLKSMSGAARALDLSPPAATKRLGVIEQRLGVRLVNRTTRSVSLTPEGETYLRYALQIVGQVREMEEAISGTKGDPQGLLRINATLGFGRTTIAPLVSEFAKRFPGVEVQFEVTDRPVDLVEGAFDMAIRFGELPDTRLSARRIMSNRRFLCASPKYLEKHGTPVRVEDLSEHRCIIHRQNEDAYGVWRYIVNDHTEAIKVKGALSSNDGDIVLRWALEGHGILIRSEWDLAKYLQSGRLSLVLPNTVLPSADLFVYYPRQRNQTARARAFIDFLVSRFQAPFTPVDTGTEPRERRKRSLRK; encoded by the coding sequence GTGAATACTGAAACCCAGACCGCTACCGATTTCGAGTTCTTCATTCTTCTAGCGAAGCTTAAAAGTATGTCGGGTGCGGCGCGGGCGCTCGATCTGTCCCCACCCGCAGCGACGAAACGACTCGGCGTTATCGAGCAGCGCTTAGGCGTTCGTCTGGTGAATCGGACGACTCGAAGCGTGAGCCTCACGCCTGAAGGCGAGACCTACCTGCGATACGCCTTGCAGATCGTCGGGCAAGTACGCGAGATGGAAGAGGCGATTTCCGGGACCAAAGGTGATCCGCAAGGTCTCTTGCGCATTAATGCGACGCTTGGGTTCGGACGCACTACGATTGCGCCGCTGGTGTCGGAGTTCGCCAAGCGATTTCCTGGCGTCGAAGTTCAATTTGAAGTGACAGATCGTCCCGTGGATCTTGTGGAAGGCGCGTTTGACATGGCGATCAGGTTCGGCGAATTACCCGACACCCGCTTGAGCGCGCGTCGCATCATGAGTAATCGCCGATTTTTGTGCGCCTCGCCGAAATACCTGGAGAAACATGGCACGCCCGTGCGAGTTGAAGATTTGTCTGAGCACCGATGCATCATCCACCGACAGAACGAGGATGCTTATGGGGTGTGGCGTTACATCGTGAACGACCACACCGAGGCGATTAAAGTGAAAGGCGCGTTATCAAGCAACGACGGCGATATCGTGCTGCGCTGGGCATTGGAAGGACACGGAATATTGATTCGCTCGGAATGGGATCTTGCGAAGTATTTGCAGAGCGGTCGGCTCAGCCTTGTTTTGCCGAACACGGTTCTCCCCTCTGCCGACCTGTTTGTTTACTACCCGCGACAAAGAAATCAGACGGCTCGTGCGCGCGCCTTCATTGATTTTCTGGTGAGTCGATTCCAAGCGCCGTTCACCCCTGTCGATACGGGTACCGAACCCCGTGAACGGAGAAAGCGGAGTCTGCGCAAGTAG
- a CDS encoding tyrosine-type recombinase/integrase gives METLTSSGARRVPWNKGRLTGQKPPLKLREIWAIRTRLQMSSNARELAMFNLAIDSKLRACDLTRLQVQDVCMGGHVVSRATFMQQKTQRPVQFEITEQTRQSVAAWISARGLKPADYLFPSRLHASAHVSTRQYARIVHRWVASIGLDDAAYGTHTMRRTKAALIYRRTKNLRSVQLLLGHTKLESTVRYLGIEVDDALEMAEQTEV, from the coding sequence ATGGAAACGCTTACTTCTTCCGGCGCTCGCCGGGTGCCATGGAATAAGGGGAGGCTGACCGGCCAGAAACCTCCGTTGAAGCTTCGGGAAATATGGGCGATTCGAACGAGGCTGCAGATGTCTTCCAACGCACGCGAGTTGGCGATGTTCAACCTTGCCATCGACAGCAAGCTTCGGGCGTGCGATTTAACGCGCTTGCAGGTTCAAGACGTCTGCATGGGAGGTCACGTGGTCTCGCGAGCGACTTTCATGCAGCAGAAGACGCAGCGACCAGTCCAGTTCGAAATCACAGAGCAAACCCGGCAGAGTGTCGCGGCCTGGATCTCGGCTCGGGGGCTGAAGCCCGCCGACTATCTGTTTCCCAGTCGACTGCACGCGTCAGCGCACGTGTCCACGCGCCAGTATGCACGCATCGTACATCGTTGGGTCGCATCAATCGGGCTGGATGACGCCGCGTATGGCACCCACACGATGCGCCGCACGAAGGCAGCCCTGATATATCGACGCACTAAGAACCTGCGCTCGGTTCAGTTGCTCTTGGGCCATACCAAGCTTGAGAGCACCGTTCGATACCTCGGTATCGAGGTGGATGACGCGCTTGAGATGGCCGAACAAACCGAAGTCTGA
- a CDS encoding LysR family transcriptional regulator has protein sequence MFDWEDLRHFVAFSQEQSLAKAARHLKVDHATVARRIASLEQSLELKLVDRRPRAYVLTEDGERIAERGRRMQEESFAVERMSVGGQEVVSGEVVISAPPSMSSNVIATHLGRLRVQHPALRVRLIADTRNVSLIRREADIAVRLSRPTEADLVARKIGVVPFAFYASPDYLASRAPEDYEFIGYDDSLEGSAQQIWLDAQTKSRPVVLRSNSLDVQAAAARAGVGVAILPYFLGDWDESLSIVERPGEPMQREIWLSIHNDLRHAPAIRSVMQFIASCFPGNG, from the coding sequence ATGTTCGACTGGGAGGATTTACGCCACTTCGTCGCATTCAGTCAGGAACAATCGCTCGCGAAAGCCGCCCGGCATCTGAAGGTCGATCACGCGACCGTCGCGCGCAGGATCGCTTCGCTCGAACAGTCCCTCGAACTCAAGCTGGTTGACCGCCGCCCACGCGCCTATGTGCTGACGGAAGACGGTGAACGCATCGCCGAACGGGGCAGGCGCATGCAGGAAGAGTCGTTTGCGGTGGAGCGAATGTCGGTCGGCGGACAGGAAGTCGTTAGCGGCGAGGTGGTGATCAGCGCGCCGCCGTCGATGTCGAGCAACGTCATTGCAACTCATCTGGGCAGGCTGCGCGTGCAGCATCCGGCGCTTCGCGTCCGCCTGATCGCCGACACGCGCAATGTGTCGCTGATAAGAAGGGAAGCGGATATTGCAGTTCGTCTGAGCAGGCCCACCGAGGCCGATCTCGTCGCACGCAAGATCGGCGTGGTTCCGTTCGCGTTTTACGCGTCGCCGGACTATCTGGCGTCTCGTGCGCCCGAAGACTACGAGTTCATCGGATATGACGACAGTCTCGAAGGATCGGCTCAGCAGATCTGGCTGGACGCGCAGACGAAGTCACGTCCCGTCGTTCTGCGCAGCAATAGTCTCGACGTGCAGGCAGCCGCCGCGCGGGCAGGTGTCGGGGTGGCAATTTTGCCCTACTTTCTCGGAGACTGGGACGAGAGCCTCAGCATCGTCGAACGGCCGGGCGAGCCAATGCAGCGCGAGATATGGCTCTCCATTCACAACGATCTGCGGCACGCTCCGGCGATCCGCAGTGTCATGCAGTTCATTGCAAGCTGCTTTCCCGGTAACGGCTGA
- a CDS encoding IS630 family transposase translates to MSGRPKGELVLSESERKELQALTLRRKTAQALALRARIVLACADGLDNRSVAAKQRVTQQTVSKWRARFVMNRLDGLLDAPRPGAPRTIDDARVDAVIAKTLECVPVGATHWSTRTMAREMKLSQTAVTRIWRAFGLQPHRQETFKLSSDPMFVDKVRDIVGLYLDPPLKAMVLCVDEKSQIQALDRTQPMLPLAPGIAERRTHDYMRHGTTTLFAALDIATGEVIGEVHRRHRSSEFVRFLRTIEASVPSHLDVHLVMDNYGTHKTPSIKAWFARHPRFHVHFTPTSASWLNQVERWFASLTEKYLRRATHRSTRQLEDAIRQYLEIYNANPQPFSWSKSADEILASLERFCMRVTKAAGEAS, encoded by the coding sequence ATGAGCGGACGGCCCAAAGGGGAACTGGTGCTGAGCGAATCGGAGCGCAAAGAACTGCAAGCACTGACATTGCGACGCAAGACCGCACAGGCCCTCGCATTGCGGGCCCGCATCGTGTTGGCCTGTGCCGATGGACTGGACAACAGAAGTGTCGCGGCGAAACAGCGGGTCACTCAGCAAACGGTGTCGAAGTGGCGGGCGCGGTTCGTCATGAATCGTCTGGACGGACTGCTCGATGCGCCTCGGCCCGGCGCGCCGAGAACGATTGATGATGCGCGCGTCGATGCGGTTATTGCAAAGACGCTTGAGTGCGTGCCTGTCGGCGCAACTCACTGGAGCACGCGCACGATGGCTCGTGAGATGAAACTGTCGCAAACGGCGGTCACGCGGATCTGGCGTGCTTTTGGTTTGCAGCCGCATCGGCAGGAAACGTTCAAACTCTCCAGTGATCCGATGTTCGTCGACAAGGTGCGAGATATCGTCGGGCTTTACTTGGATCCGCCGCTTAAGGCCATGGTGTTGTGCGTGGACGAAAAGAGCCAGATTCAGGCGCTCGATCGCACGCAACCCATGTTGCCGTTGGCACCCGGCATCGCTGAACGACGCACGCACGATTACATGCGTCACGGCACGACCACGCTGTTCGCGGCGCTGGACATCGCGACTGGCGAGGTGATCGGCGAGGTACATCGGCGCCATCGCAGCAGCGAATTCGTGCGTTTTCTGCGCACCATCGAAGCCAGCGTGCCGTCGCACCTGGATGTGCATCTGGTGATGGACAACTATGGCACGCACAAAACGCCCTCGATCAAAGCCTGGTTCGCCCGTCATCCCCGCTTCCATGTTCATTTCACGCCCACCTCGGCGTCGTGGCTTAATCAGGTCGAACGATGGTTCGCCTCGCTCACTGAAAAATACCTTCGACGCGCTACGCATCGCTCGACACGTCAACTCGAAGACGCGATCCGTCAATACCTGGAGATCTATAACGCCAATCCACAGCCGTTCTCTTGGAGCAAGTCGGCTGATGAAATTCTGGCCAGTCTCGAACGGTTCTGTATGCGGGTCACGAAGGCCGCGGGCGAAGCATCATGA
- a CDS encoding PRTRC system protein E has product MFAAIEPLLRHCTKLMLSLQMKGDEMVVCVMPQGTAKDAAMLQPLALTAMAAELDAGFVDALAAYTGAHASLAEQVAATTAILEAAKTTHVSKATKTLAKGGSKPALPAPGRSSADADNDEDDASDDAEGQSTAPSASTAAESSAEPANTGTNLASLFD; this is encoded by the coding sequence ATGTTTGCAGCTATTGAACCGCTTCTGCGTCACTGTACGAAGCTCATGCTGTCCTTGCAGATGAAGGGCGACGAGATGGTTGTCTGTGTCATGCCGCAAGGCACGGCAAAAGACGCCGCCATGCTTCAGCCGCTCGCGCTCACCGCGATGGCGGCCGAACTCGACGCGGGCTTCGTCGACGCGCTCGCGGCCTATACGGGCGCGCACGCGTCGCTCGCCGAGCAGGTTGCTGCGACCACCGCCATCCTCGAAGCCGCCAAGACGACGCACGTCTCCAAAGCGACCAAGACGCTGGCTAAGGGCGGAAGCAAGCCTGCTTTGCCTGCGCCCGGCAGATCGAGCGCCGACGCGGACAACGATGAAGACGACGCAAGTGACGACGCTGAAGGGCAGAGCACCGCCCCGAGCGCATCGACCGCAGCGGAATCATCGGCGGAACCGGCTAACACCGGGACCAACCTCGCATCGCTTTTCGACTAA
- a CDS encoding aldehyde dehydrogenase — MEQFKMRIGSEWRGASDGRTFESINPYNGEVWAEVPRGTADDVDAAVRAAHAAFRSGPWAAMTASQRGMTLHRIGDAIAAHAEELAELEVRDNGKLKAEMLKQMQYLPQWFYYFGGLADKIQGDVTPFDKAGIFHYSTFEPLGVVATIAPWNSPLLLAVWKIAPALAAGNTVVIKPSEFSSASSILFAKLCEEAGVPDGVVNIVTGFGKEVGEPLVGHPLVARVAFTGSEGGGRHVYENAARSFKRVSLELGGKSANIVFEDANLDDAVKGAVTAIFSATGQSCMAGSRLLVHSSIHDEFVERLVNFMKGVRLGDPMSPDTNMGPVSTQPQLEKTLYYIDVAKQEGARLVLGGHRSTRPGTEKGLFVEPTIFVDVRNDMRIAQEEVFGPVVAVIKFDTEEEAIAIANDSNYGLAAGVWTRDLRRAMTVPKRLEAGSVWVNAYRLVSYLAPFGGVKASGIGRENGIRAVYEYLEAKSVFINPTPGVENPFVLS; from the coding sequence ATGGAACAGTTCAAGATGCGCATCGGCAGCGAGTGGCGCGGTGCGAGCGATGGCCGGACCTTCGAGAGTATCAATCCCTACAACGGCGAAGTCTGGGCGGAGGTGCCGCGCGGCACGGCCGACGATGTCGATGCAGCCGTGCGCGCGGCGCATGCTGCATTTAGAAGCGGCCCGTGGGCCGCGATGACCGCGAGCCAGCGTGGGATGACGCTTCACAGGATCGGCGATGCCATTGCCGCGCATGCAGAGGAACTCGCCGAGCTGGAGGTCAGGGACAACGGCAAGCTGAAAGCCGAAATGCTGAAGCAGATGCAATATCTGCCGCAATGGTTCTACTACTTTGGCGGTCTCGCCGACAAGATTCAGGGCGATGTTACGCCGTTCGATAAGGCGGGCATTTTTCACTACAGCACGTTCGAGCCGCTCGGTGTCGTCGCGACGATCGCACCGTGGAATTCTCCGCTGCTGCTCGCGGTGTGGAAAATCGCCCCAGCGCTCGCCGCCGGCAATACGGTCGTCATCAAGCCATCGGAATTCTCGTCGGCGTCTTCCATTCTCTTTGCGAAGCTGTGCGAAGAGGCGGGCGTGCCGGATGGCGTCGTCAATATCGTGACCGGCTTCGGTAAGGAAGTCGGCGAACCGCTGGTCGGTCATCCCCTCGTCGCGCGCGTCGCTTTCACCGGCAGCGAAGGCGGCGGTCGCCATGTCTACGAGAACGCGGCGCGCTCGTTCAAGCGCGTTTCGCTCGAACTGGGCGGCAAGTCGGCCAACATCGTGTTCGAAGATGCCAACCTCGACGATGCCGTGAAAGGCGCCGTCACCGCCATTTTTTCGGCCACGGGCCAAAGCTGCATGGCGGGATCGCGCCTGCTCGTGCATTCGAGCATCCATGACGAGTTCGTCGAACGGCTGGTGAATTTCATGAAGGGTGTACGGCTCGGCGATCCGATGTCGCCGGATACGAACATGGGTCCCGTATCGACTCAGCCGCAACTCGAGAAAACGCTGTACTACATCGACGTGGCGAAACAGGAAGGCGCACGCCTCGTGTTGGGCGGTCATCGCTCGACGCGACCCGGCACGGAGAAAGGCCTGTTTGTCGAACCGACCATTTTCGTCGATGTGCGCAACGACATGCGCATCGCTCAGGAGGAAGTGTTCGGACCCGTCGTGGCGGTCATCAAGTTCGACACGGAGGAGGAAGCGATCGCCATAGCCAACGACAGCAACTATGGTCTCGCGGCCGGTGTCTGGACGCGCGACCTTCGCCGCGCCATGACGGTGCCGAAGCGGCTGGAAGCGGGCAGCGTGTGGGTCAATGCCTATCGCCTCGTCAGCTATCTCGCACCGTTCGGCGGCGTGAAGGCCTCGGGAATCGGCCGTGAAAACGGGATTCGCGCGGTCTACGAATACCTCGAAGCAAAGAGCGTGTTCATCAATCCGACGCCGGGTGTCGAAAACCCGTTCGTGCTGAGCTAG
- a CDS encoding FUSC family protein — MFAGRTALEAALGLLCAMLAGLHEPHWAAWTVVSLAIPARGDSLLKSLGRALGTAVGAPVGVLLVLVAHGNAPLLVGLLAVWLAACVHAGASLRNYRAYGAVLAGYSAVIIAMSLSGESAQLFEVGKDRCAGVLIGIACALLVTVFSREPVQGGHAARRIRHAISAACAWCAARLAGVPRLRAIDGTGPQRLRRQFSDILALDGAVLSAAAESPALWTRTGGLRGVVPALLSLLVVSRGIERNIEAAASPGNAISDEIGAVVVEASVLLRSIARELRGDGAAESDTTAVFLAQLRSLHVTLSLAQAATVIERRCIDLVSALLGATEGALRVFARLTGAEESRNDLAESYPAPLYTRDRTYAIAAALRAAAALLLAGVIWMNTGWQGGPLFVAFTAIAIALFAIRPDPRHTAIHFLASGAVGAGAALVFCVTVAPHIAQPVAIALAEGGIVFLAIVWSSLLSNSFWASGFCLVFLVVSDPAAIAHTTASVVSSNAAGVLAGSALAALAFHLVPSRGFESRRRKRRLMGIAGTVGTLIASRVERRTAITHHAWQSRSIDALVRIALPAASAEEVEQCMSWIEIGSELLALKNDLRIGARTLPPVARKVLDLLLSDLRNIEPHAWHARLIAADAELQSTWHADQTVLAIRARIAEIISLLEHVAALRVAPAR, encoded by the coding sequence ATGTTCGCCGGCCGCACTGCGCTGGAGGCTGCGTTAGGCCTGCTCTGCGCGATGCTCGCTGGCCTTCACGAGCCGCATTGGGCCGCGTGGACCGTGGTCTCGCTGGCGATTCCGGCACGCGGAGACAGTCTGTTGAAGTCGCTCGGCCGCGCGCTCGGCACGGCTGTCGGTGCGCCCGTCGGCGTGCTGCTGGTGCTGGTTGCGCACGGCAACGCGCCGCTGCTTGTCGGCCTGCTGGCGGTGTGGCTTGCCGCGTGTGTCCATGCGGGCGCCTCATTGCGCAATTACCGCGCATACGGTGCGGTGCTGGCGGGTTACAGCGCCGTCATCATCGCGATGTCGTTGTCAGGCGAATCCGCACAGTTGTTCGAGGTCGGCAAGGATCGCTGCGCCGGGGTGCTCATCGGTATTGCATGCGCGTTGCTTGTCACCGTCTTCTCGCGCGAGCCTGTGCAGGGCGGCCATGCAGCCCGACGCATCCGCCATGCGATAAGCGCGGCATGCGCGTGGTGCGCGGCCCGGCTTGCAGGCGTGCCACGCCTGCGGGCCATCGACGGCACTGGCCCGCAACGACTGCGTCGGCAATTCAGCGATATCCTCGCGCTTGACGGCGCGGTGCTGAGCGCGGCCGCTGAGTCGCCGGCGCTGTGGACCCGCACCGGTGGTCTGCGCGGCGTCGTGCCGGCGCTTCTGAGTCTGCTCGTGGTGTCGAGAGGCATCGAGCGGAACATCGAAGCGGCCGCGTCACCAGGGAATGCAATAAGCGACGAGATCGGGGCAGTCGTTGTCGAAGCATCGGTATTGCTCAGGTCGATCGCTCGTGAGTTGCGTGGCGATGGCGCAGCCGAATCCGACACGACAGCCGTCTTTCTCGCGCAACTGCGCTCGTTGCACGTCACGCTTTCATTGGCTCAGGCCGCAACCGTCATCGAACGCCGATGCATCGATCTCGTCTCAGCACTGCTCGGCGCCACGGAAGGAGCGCTGCGCGTGTTCGCCCGTTTGACAGGGGCCGAAGAAAGTCGAAATGACCTTGCAGAAAGCTATCCCGCGCCCCTTTATACACGCGATCGAACTTACGCGATAGCCGCGGCGTTACGCGCTGCGGCTGCATTGCTGCTCGCCGGAGTGATCTGGATGAACACCGGCTGGCAAGGCGGGCCGCTGTTCGTTGCGTTCACGGCTATCGCGATCGCCCTCTTCGCGATCAGGCCCGACCCGCGACATACAGCAATCCATTTTCTGGCTTCGGGCGCCGTGGGAGCCGGCGCTGCGCTGGTGTTCTGCGTGACGGTTGCGCCGCACATTGCGCAACCGGTGGCAATCGCGCTCGCGGAGGGCGGCATCGTTTTTCTGGCGATTGTGTGGTCGTCGCTTCTGTCGAATAGTTTCTGGGCGTCGGGCTTCTGCCTGGTATTCCTCGTCGTGTCCGATCCGGCAGCGATAGCGCATACAACGGCAAGCGTGGTGAGCAGCAATGCAGCAGGTGTACTCGCGGGCTCGGCGCTGGCCGCGCTGGCATTTCATCTGGTTCCATCGCGCGGATTTGAGAGCCGGCGGCGCAAACGCCGTCTGATGGGAATCGCCGGCACGGTCGGGACGTTGATTGCGTCGCGCGTCGAGCGGCGAACGGCCATCACGCATCACGCGTGGCAGAGCCGAAGCATCGACGCGCTCGTGCGAATAGCATTGCCCGCTGCATCCGCAGAGGAAGTGGAACAATGCATGTCGTGGATCGAGATAGGTTCAGAACTGCTCGCACTGAAGAATGATTTGCGCATCGGTGCTCGAACGCTTCCACCGGTCGCGCGAAAGGTACTGGACCTGTTGCTTTCGGATCTCAGGAATATCGAGCCTCATGCGTGGCACGCACGGCTCATTGCGGCCGATGCTGAGCTTCAATCCACGTGGCACGCCGATCAAACCGTACTGGCCATCCGGGCCAGAATTGCCGAAATCATCTCGCTGCTGGAGCACGTTGCTGCGCTGCGAGTTGCGCCGGCTCGATGA
- a CDS encoding PRTRC system ParB family protein — translation MQQQPTLALKQIQVSVNPRKYFDAAEMEELTASVREKGVIQPVIVRTLADGGFSLVAGGRRYKAALAAHGEDYEIPVVVRDIDEVEAKQLAIIENIQRADMSPAEEAIAAAEQVGLCKGDRDEVARIFGWSRATLDKRLALTNCSTPVLDALSTRQILLGHAELLAAVPKETQDKLLPVIIKEGKAVAEVKKTIEQVACSLAAAIFDKADCAGCPHNSSTQGEMFGESIGTGNCANRTCYNEKTQKMLEATATGLRDEYPVVRIVRAGDNHTRVQLAVDGPKGVGEEQAKACHACQNYGAAVSGLPDSIGKVYRGQCFDTVCNMKKVAAQLQAVKAPTQSKPEAAKAGAKASPAAAKAAAGSSTPSTTSNPPATVVAESDRIKAYRVALWRKALRREVGADPALAQRYLVAIALSDQMRCVDQKTLSGIWEKLTEEQVASGDVSKAAASTAAADDAKLAHAVTGVTVAAIQGLDVQHLTRLCKHHHLDLAKHWKLCKEFLELITKSEMMVVADELGIRAALGDNFKKVFGKSKSEVIDALLAVEGFDYAGKIPKVLKF, via the coding sequence ATGCAACAGCAACCTACTCTCGCCCTCAAGCAAATTCAGGTCAGCGTCAATCCCCGCAAGTACTTCGATGCGGCGGAGATGGAAGAGCTGACCGCGTCTGTTCGCGAAAAGGGCGTCATTCAGCCTGTCATCGTGCGCACGCTCGCTGACGGCGGCTTCAGCCTCGTCGCTGGTGGCCGCAGATACAAGGCGGCGCTCGCGGCGCACGGCGAAGACTATGAAATCCCGGTCGTCGTTCGAGACATCGATGAGGTCGAAGCGAAGCAACTCGCCATCATCGAGAACATCCAGCGAGCCGACATGTCACCCGCTGAAGAAGCGATCGCCGCGGCCGAGCAAGTCGGGCTGTGCAAAGGCGATCGCGACGAAGTCGCGCGCATCTTCGGCTGGTCGCGTGCGACGTTGGATAAGCGTCTCGCGCTGACGAACTGCAGCACGCCTGTGCTCGATGCGCTCAGCACGCGCCAGATCCTCCTCGGTCACGCCGAGCTGCTCGCTGCGGTCCCCAAGGAGACGCAGGACAAGCTGCTGCCGGTGATCATCAAGGAGGGTAAGGCGGTGGCGGAGGTCAAGAAAACCATCGAACAGGTCGCCTGTTCGTTGGCAGCCGCGATCTTCGACAAGGCCGACTGCGCTGGATGCCCGCACAACTCGTCCACGCAGGGTGAGATGTTCGGCGAATCCATCGGTACGGGAAACTGTGCGAACCGCACCTGCTACAACGAGAAGACCCAAAAGATGCTCGAAGCGACGGCCACTGGCCTGCGCGACGAATATCCGGTCGTGCGCATCGTACGTGCTGGCGACAACCACACGCGCGTGCAACTCGCCGTCGACGGCCCGAAGGGCGTCGGCGAAGAGCAGGCGAAGGCGTGTCACGCGTGCCAGAACTACGGTGCGGCGGTGAGCGGCCTGCCTGACTCGATCGGCAAGGTCTATCGCGGCCAGTGTTTCGACACCGTCTGCAACATGAAGAAGGTGGCCGCGCAACTGCAAGCGGTCAAAGCCCCGACGCAGTCGAAGCCCGAAGCAGCCAAGGCGGGCGCGAAAGCGTCGCCTGCAGCAGCGAAGGCAGCAGCCGGTTCGTCAACGCCATCGACGACAAGCAATCCGCCGGCGACGGTGGTGGCTGAGTCGGACCGGATCAAAGCGTATCGCGTGGCGTTGTGGCGTAAAGCCCTGCGCCGCGAGGTGGGAGCCGATCCCGCGCTAGCTCAGCGATACCTCGTTGCGATCGCACTGTCCGACCAGATGCGCTGCGTCGATCAAAAGACGCTCTCGGGCATCTGGGAAAAGCTCACCGAGGAGCAGGTCGCGTCCGGTGACGTGTCGAAAGCTGCAGCCTCGACGGCTGCCGCAGACGACGCGAAGCTCGCGCATGCCGTCACCGGTGTGACGGTTGCCGCGATCCAGGGCCTCGATGTCCAGCACCTCACGCGTCTGTGCAAGCACCATCACCTCGATCTCGCCAAGCACTGGAAGCTCTGCAAAGAGTTTCTGGAGTTGATCACGAAGTCCGAAATGATGGTGGTTGCCGACGAGCTGGGCATTCGTGCCGCGCTCGGCGACAACTTCAAGAAGGTCTTCGGCAAGTCCAAGTCCGAGGTCATCGACGCGCTTCTGGCAGTCGAAGGCTTCGACTACGCGGGGAAGATCCCGAAGGTGCTCAAGTTCTAA
- a CDS encoding DUF4148 domain-containing protein, translating into MKRFLIPAIIAGAIVSSSVFAESATHGKTREEVRAELVQARAAGVFDAPDATYPDAQLRAAAALQNAGTSAANTDASSVGGTATGGTQSGRRTVTAPEARDSIYFGQ; encoded by the coding sequence ATGAAACGCTTTTTGATCCCGGCCATCATTGCCGGCGCTATCGTATCGTCGTCTGTGTTCGCCGAGTCTGCCACGCACGGCAAGACCCGCGAAGAAGTCCGGGCCGAACTCGTTCAGGCCCGCGCAGCGGGCGTGTTCGACGCGCCCGACGCCACCTATCCCGACGCCCAACTGCGCGCAGCCGCCGCGCTCCAGAACGCCGGCACGAGCGCCGCGAATACCGACGCCTCTTCCGTGGGCGGCACCGCCACAGGCGGCACGCAAAGCGGGCGCCGCACCGTGACCGCGCCGGAAGCACGGGACAGCATCTATTTCGGTCAATGA
- a CDS encoding DUF6429 family protein, producing MNINTDAIDEVALALLYLTLHDRYRAWKGFDWDVLNRLYERGFIEDPVNKTKSVIFTEEGLRESERLFNQHFVIPERPGN from the coding sequence ATGAACATCAACACCGACGCAATTGATGAAGTCGCCTTGGCACTTCTCTACCTGACCCTGCATGACCGATACCGTGCATGGAAGGGTTTCGACTGGGATGTACTGAACCGGCTCTACGAACGAGGTTTCATCGAAGACCCGGTCAACAAGACGAAGTCCGTGATCTTTACCGAAGAAGGATTGCGCGAGTCCGAGCGGCTCTTTAATCAACATTTCGTCATTCCAGAAAGACCGGGAAATTGA